From Salipiger profundus, a single genomic window includes:
- a CDS encoding glucan biosynthesis protein, giving the protein MTGSKLNRRQMLASGLGAGAFFLLPEVARAQHEMTSEGIALGPGKTFSFEGLQDLAKALAKGDYFPMEVAEEDILEQVDYDYHNQIRYRADRTLWNDDDRSPVQFFFPGRYFREPVHIYALEDGIAREVPFSTELFDIPEDNPARRLSQTEGFAGFRVQDEPGGNDWMAFLGASYWRTSGYSGQFGLSVRGLALDTAIPNGPEEFPRFTRFWLDEQGDGALTAYALLESPSATGAYKIASVREERGVLQDVEAHVFLRSGVERLGLAPLTSMYWYGKPNAHVAADWRPEVHDSDGLEIHMASGERIWRPLNNPPRTTANSFVAPGVKGFGLMQRERAFDEYQDDGVFYEKRASAWVEPSYDWGDGAVTLIELRTDDEIHDNIVAMWTPSAGSAGGDEHHFGYRLTWFADAPVPPNAARFIATRMGAGGVPGQPRPEGVVKIVCDFDDMGFAGLGRDEGIRPVVTTSRGAISGEAAYPVVGEDYWRAIFDLDFSEIPEDDDDPIDLRMYVDVNGTAGTETWLMQLFPSQLRSLLASKA; this is encoded by the coding sequence ATGACCGGATCGAAATTGAACCGACGACAGATGCTTGCCTCGGGCCTCGGGGCCGGGGCCTTCTTCCTGCTGCCCGAGGTGGCGCGGGCGCAGCACGAGATGACCTCGGAGGGCATAGCGCTCGGCCCCGGGAAGACGTTCTCGTTCGAGGGGCTGCAGGACCTGGCGAAGGCACTGGCCAAGGGCGACTATTTCCCCATGGAGGTGGCCGAGGAGGATATCCTCGAGCAGGTGGACTACGACTACCACAACCAGATCCGCTACCGCGCCGACCGCACCCTGTGGAATGACGACGACCGGTCGCCGGTGCAGTTCTTCTTCCCGGGCCGCTACTTCCGCGAACCCGTCCACATCTACGCGCTCGAGGACGGTATCGCCCGCGAGGTGCCGTTTTCCACCGAGCTCTTTGACATTCCAGAGGACAACCCGGCCCGTCGCCTTTCGCAGACCGAAGGGTTCGCGGGCTTCCGGGTGCAGGACGAGCCGGGAGGCAATGACTGGATGGCCTTCCTCGGCGCTTCCTACTGGCGCACCTCGGGCTACTCGGGGCAGTTCGGCCTGTCGGTGCGGGGCCTTGCGCTGGACACTGCCATCCCGAACGGACCCGAGGAATTCCCGCGCTTCACACGCTTCTGGCTCGACGAGCAGGGCGATGGCGCGTTGACGGCTTATGCCCTGCTGGAGAGCCCCAGCGCCACGGGCGCCTACAAGATCGCCTCGGTCCGCGAAGAGCGCGGCGTGCTGCAGGACGTGGAAGCGCATGTCTTCCTGCGCAGCGGTGTCGAACGGCTCGGCCTCGCGCCGCTGACCTCGATGTACTGGTATGGCAAGCCCAACGCGCATGTGGCCGCCGACTGGCGCCCCGAGGTGCATGACAGCGACGGGCTCGAGATACACATGGCCAGCGGCGAACGCATCTGGCGGCCGCTCAACAACCCGCCGCGCACCACTGCCAACAGCTTTGTCGCGCCGGGGGTCAAGGGGTTCGGCCTCATGCAGCGCGAGCGCGCCTTCGACGAATATCAGGATGATGGCGTGTTCTACGAGAAGCGCGCCTCGGCCTGGGTCGAGCCGAGCTATGACTGGGGGGACGGGGCGGTGACGCTGATCGAGCTGCGCACCGATGACGAGATCCATGACAACATCGTCGCCATGTGGACACCGTCTGCCGGGTCCGCCGGGGGCGACGAGCATCATTTCGGCTATCGCCTGACGTGGTTCGCGGATGCTCCTGTGCCGCCCAATGCCGCGCGCTTCATCGCGACGCGAATGGGGGCAGGTGGCGTCCCGGGCCAGCCGCGCCCCGAGGGCGTGGTCAAGATCGTCTGCGATTTCGACGACATGGGCTTTGCCGGCCTTGGACGGGACGAAGGCATCAGGCCGGTGGTGACCACGTCGCGTGGCGCGATCTCGGGCGAGGCGGCCTACCCGGTGGTGGGCGAAGACTACTGGCGCGCGATATTCGACCTGGATTTCTCGGAAATTCCCGAGGATGACGACGATCCCATCGACCTGCGCATGTACGTGGACGTGAACGGCACTGCGGGCACCGAGACCTGGCTGATGCAGCTGTTCCCGAGCCAGCTACGCAGCCTGCTGGCTTCGAAGGCCTGA
- a CDS encoding DUF411 domain-containing protein: MTLTRRSMMTGAAGLALASPFAAMAQSGPAIHVLKDPNCGCCTAWIEILQREGFAVTTENSLGTALFRHKLDKGIPQDVTSCHTGEVEGYMIEGHVPVPEIRRLLAERPEAVGLAVPGMPYGSPGMGPEAERDAYDVLLIRKDGTTEVFASYEAA, from the coding sequence ATGACCCTTACGAGACGCAGCATGATGACCGGCGCCGCCGGCCTGGCCCTGGCAAGTCCGTTCGCGGCGATGGCGCAGTCCGGCCCCGCGATCCACGTTCTCAAGGATCCGAATTGCGGATGCTGCACGGCCTGGATCGAGATCCTGCAACGCGAGGGCTTCGCCGTGACCACCGAGAACAGCCTCGGCACGGCCCTGTTCCGCCACAAGCTCGACAAGGGCATCCCGCAGGACGTGACCTCCTGCCACACGGGCGAGGTCGAGGGCTACATGATCGAGGGGCACGTCCCCGTGCCCGAGATCCGCAGGCTGCTGGCCGAAAGGCCTGAGGCCGTCGGGCTCGCCGTGCCGGGCATGCCCTACGGCTCCCCCGGCATGGGACCGGAGGCCGAGCGTGACGCCTACGACGTGCTGCTGATCCGCAAGGACGGCACGACAGAGGTCTTTGCCAGTTACGAGGCCGCCTGA
- a CDS encoding glycerol-3-phosphate dehydrogenase/oxidase, with the protein MTWQKDKPQTAAGAPGALRETSRARLAALADAEVLILGGGVNGVATLRELALNGVSCVLLDSGDFASGASGASSRMAHGGLRYLEGREFRLVAESARERNRLIANAGHLVKPLKITVPLEHLVSGIVGSVTRFLGLSRRSGPLSLAALEGALRLYEAYGRREHPLPAHRTLLRRERFPAGLSPRTRAVVTYYDGQITQPEGLMFEMIAEAMAQGPHVAVLNHATWHREDGQFVVGDSFGREVWRLAPKVVVNATGAAIDRVNAELGGETHYLRGVKGAHLVLDNPELHARMNGHAFYFDDGTGRMIITLPVGDNVLAGTTEVETNDPGDRHIAEDEIGYLLRAMDGLFSDIPVTSEQIVSMTTGIRPLRRSDGSVTSAARDHALEENRFAGLDAPVLSLVGGKWTTFRAFGEETADRALALLGRDRKVSTASRRYPGAAPCSADDLARETGVAPVLAERLVTRYGALARALAPLCTGAGAMPLTGASLYCRGEIVWAIRERGAQRIEDIVLRRSRLTFGQGLRDDTLADLAGILQAETGRPHADIAAEVEAVRADPRLMGMRTRSGEDAA; encoded by the coding sequence ATGACATGGCAAAAAGACAAACCTCAGACAGCAGCAGGCGCGCCGGGCGCGCTGCGGGAGACGTCCCGGGCGCGGCTCGCCGCGCTTGCGGATGCCGAGGTGCTGATCCTGGGCGGAGGCGTGAACGGCGTTGCCACGCTGCGCGAGCTCGCGCTCAACGGCGTCTCCTGCGTGCTGCTGGACAGTGGCGACTTCGCAAGCGGCGCAAGCGGCGCCTCGAGCCGGATGGCGCATGGCGGGCTGCGCTACCTGGAAGGGCGCGAGTTCCGCCTCGTCGCTGAATCCGCCCGCGAGCGGAACCGCCTGATCGCCAATGCCGGCCATCTCGTGAAACCACTGAAGATCACCGTGCCCCTCGAACACCTCGTTTCGGGCATCGTAGGCTCGGTGACACGGTTCCTTGGCCTGTCGCGTCGTAGCGGTCCGCTCTCCCTTGCCGCGCTCGAGGGGGCCTTGCGCCTCTACGAAGCCTATGGCCGTCGCGAACACCCCCTCCCCGCCCATCGGACCCTCCTGCGGCGCGAGCGTTTTCCCGCAGGTCTTTCGCCGCGTACCCGTGCCGTCGTCACCTATTACGATGGCCAGATCACCCAGCCCGAAGGCCTGATGTTCGAGATGATCGCCGAGGCCATGGCGCAGGGACCGCACGTCGCAGTGCTGAACCATGCGACGTGGCACCGCGAAGACGGCCAGTTCGTCGTCGGCGACAGCTTCGGTCGCGAGGTCTGGCGGCTCGCACCGAAGGTGGTGGTGAATGCCACCGGCGCCGCGATCGACCGGGTGAACGCGGAGCTGGGCGGTGAAACGCACTATCTCCGCGGGGTGAAGGGGGCGCATCTCGTGCTCGACAACCCTGAGCTGCATGCCCGCATGAACGGCCACGCCTTCTACTTCGACGATGGCACCGGGCGCATGATCATCACCCTTCCCGTGGGCGACAACGTGCTGGCCGGTACCACAGAGGTCGAGACCAACGACCCCGGGGACCGACACATCGCGGAAGACGAAATCGGCTACCTGCTGCGGGCCATGGACGGGCTTTTCTCCGACATCCCGGTGACCTCGGAGCAGATCGTTTCGATGACCACGGGCATTCGCCCGCTGCGGCGCAGCGACGGCTCGGTCACGAGCGCTGCGCGCGACCATGCGCTCGAAGAGAACCGCTTTGCCGGGCTCGACGCGCCGGTCCTGTCCCTCGTGGGCGGCAAGTGGACCACCTTCCGCGCCTTCGGGGAAGAAACAGCGGACCGCGCCCTTGCACTGCTCGGACGGGACAGGAAGGTCTCGACGGCCAGCCGGCGCTACCCGGGGGCCGCACCCTGCTCTGCGGACGACCTCGCCCGCGAAACCGGCGTCGCGCCGGTGCTGGCAGAACGACTTGTGACCCGATACGGCGCCCTGGCGCGCGCGCTGGCACCATTGTGCACCGGGGCCGGCGCCATGCCGCTGACCGGCGCCTCTCTGTATTGTCGCGGCGAGATCGTCTGGGCCATTCGTGAACGCGGCGCGCAGCGGATCGAGGACATCGTCCTGCGACGGAGCCGCCTGACCTTCGGACAGGGGCTGCGCGACGACACGCTCGCAGATCTGGCCGGGATCCTTCAGGCCGAAACCGGTCGTCCGCACGCGGACATCGCCGCCGAGGTGGAAGCGGTCCGCGCGGATCCCCGGCTGATGGGTATGCGCACCCGGTCCGGGGAGGACGCGGCATGA
- a CDS encoding ABC transporter ATP-binding protein, translated as MANISCNDIVKSYGGHPVIEGLDLDIPDHEFVVFLGPSGCGKSTMLRMIAGLEEVTGGRIAIGGTDVTDLPPGERGVAMVFQSYALYPHMSVADNITFGLRRQGASRSEIAPRLTQVAELLGLEKFLDRKPKNLSGGQQQRVAMARAMIKTPQVFLFDEPLSNLDAKLREKLRTEIRKIHMQLKTTTIFVTHDQLEAMTIADRIVLMRDGRIEQMGTPDEIYERPATRFVADFIGTPAMNFVSAEIAAGDRLVAHGEGMTLELSRDVFPDLAPGQRVELGLRPARMDLCAPDARNVISGSVVLVENMGAEGQVITEVAGREVSFVTQSFRDLSPGDPVTFAISPDHIHVFDPSTGRSLRRN; from the coding sequence ATGGCCAACATTTCCTGCAACGACATCGTCAAATCCTACGGTGGCCACCCGGTCATCGAGGGGCTCGACCTCGACATTCCCGACCACGAGTTCGTGGTGTTCCTCGGCCCCTCGGGCTGCGGCAAATCCACCATGCTGCGCATGATCGCGGGGCTCGAAGAGGTCACCGGCGGACGCATCGCCATCGGCGGGACCGACGTCACCGACCTGCCCCCGGGCGAGCGCGGCGTCGCCATGGTGTTCCAGAGCTACGCGCTCTACCCGCACATGAGCGTTGCCGACAACATCACCTTCGGCCTGCGCCGGCAGGGTGCCAGCCGCTCCGAGATCGCGCCGCGCCTCACGCAGGTGGCCGAGCTTCTGGGGCTCGAGAAGTTTCTCGACCGCAAGCCCAAGAACCTCTCGGGCGGGCAGCAGCAGCGCGTCGCGATGGCGCGCGCGATGATCAAGACACCCCAGGTGTTCCTCTTCGACGAGCCGCTGTCGAACCTCGACGCAAAGCTGCGCGAGAAGCTCCGGACCGAGATCCGCAAGATCCACATGCAGCTCAAGACCACGACGATCTTCGTCACCCACGACCAGCTCGAAGCGATGACCATCGCCGACCGCATCGTGCTGATGCGCGACGGGCGGATCGAGCAGATGGGCACCCCCGACGAGATCTACGAACGGCCCGCGACGCGCTTCGTGGCAGATTTCATCGGCACGCCTGCCATGAACTTCGTCTCCGCCGAAATCGCTGCCGGCGACCGGCTCGTCGCGCATGGCGAGGGCATGACGCTGGAGCTTTCTCGCGACGTCTTTCCGGATCTCGCGCCCGGGCAGCGGGTCGAGCTGGGCCTGCGCCCCGCACGCATGGACCTTTGCGCGCCGGACGCCAGGAACGTCATCTCCGGCAGCGTGGTGCTGGTCGAGAACATGGGCGCAGAGGGCCAGGTCATCACCGAGGTCGCGGGTCGGGAGGTCTCCTTTGTCACCCAGTCCTTCCGCGACCTGTCGCCGGGCGATCCTGTGACGTTCGCGATCTCGCCCGACCATATCCACGTCTTCGACCCGTCCACCGGCCGCAGCCTTCGCAGGAACTGA
- a CDS encoding carbohydrate ABC transporter permease, with protein MTRKRFVTLTLVPAIGLLATLALVSIAGAVWFAVMNRTLRSPDYDFVGAYNFLRLLRDRRFFNALEISAIWEAVTVAGTLALAVFLAVLIFETVKKPLYRNLICFAFLVPVLLPRVAAAFIWRFLYSPSLGVLNYLCGLVGIGPVEFLADPSLALISVAAVDIWQWGLFFTVILLKLLETLPRDPIEAAMLDNARTWEIHAFVTLPMLKGPLISLALVKAVESLRSFDLIFVMTGGGPGTATETLDLYAYQMGINMGGRISYASAMSLLLLVVTTVAFTIIWKAGKKWAS; from the coding sequence ATGACCCGGAAACGGTTCGTCACCCTGACGCTGGTGCCGGCGATCGGGCTCCTGGCTACGCTGGCGCTCGTCTCGATTGCCGGCGCGGTCTGGTTCGCCGTCATGAACCGCACCCTGCGCTCGCCCGACTACGACTTCGTCGGCGCCTACAATTTCCTGCGCCTGCTGCGCGACCGGCGCTTCTTCAACGCGCTCGAGATCTCCGCCATCTGGGAGGCGGTGACCGTCGCGGGCACGCTCGCGCTTGCGGTCTTCCTTGCCGTGCTGATCTTCGAGACCGTCAAGAAGCCGCTCTACCGCAACCTGATCTGCTTCGCGTTCCTCGTACCGGTGCTGCTGCCGCGCGTCGCCGCGGCCTTTATCTGGCGGTTTCTCTACTCGCCGTCTCTCGGGGTGCTCAACTACCTCTGCGGCCTCGTGGGGATCGGGCCGGTCGAGTTCCTCGCCGATCCCTCGCTCGCACTCATCTCGGTGGCGGCGGTCGACATCTGGCAATGGGGGCTGTTCTTCACCGTGATCCTGCTGAAGCTGCTCGAGACCCTGCCCCGCGACCCCATCGAGGCGGCGATGCTCGACAACGCGCGCACCTGGGAGATCCATGCCTTCGTGACGCTGCCGATGCTCAAGGGACCGCTGATCAGCCTCGCGCTCGTCAAGGCGGTGGAGAGCCTGCGCTCGTTCGACCTCATCTTCGTGATGACCGGCGGCGGTCCGGGCACGGCGACGGAGACGCTCGATCTCTACGCCTACCAGATGGGGATCAACATGGGCGGCCGGATTTCCTATGCCTCGGCGATGTCGCTGCTGCTGCTGGTCGTCACCACCGTCGCCTTCACCATCATCTGGAAAGCGGGGAAGAAATGGGCAAGCTGA
- a CDS encoding ABC transporter substrate-binding protein, whose amino-acid sequence MHRKTLLLGTALCALAAQAQAQDEMACKGEVPTLNVIGQGMPAVTALDDKLSEFNEKWDTEVRITMLGENERRAKARLDASTGAGAYQVLYIDEANLAEYVSAGWVYPLGEVVPESYDIGDFRTDLSNVATVDGVQYFAPFVGGGDVMMYRTDLLEEAGIEPPATLDEMVAAIKTLDEADNGAHGWSARGQRGSGMNVWRWTPFFRAMGGEWLDDGGMPAFNGEAGVEATELYTELMDYAPPGIATFNWSDSVEAFRGGQVAILIESDVFGPWMEDPEKSSIVGKVGYAPPPDPLPSAGWAHGWAVSKVGASDDCTKTVAGDFVGWATSKEMEQRRLEAGIASDVGRTSTLQSDAFKELVPQDYIDALLETGPKTDLLIMTSPVWPEIGDTLGLTLEEIFSGTRDDVQAALDEAAFFAEDSLMRLK is encoded by the coding sequence ATGCATCGCAAGACTTTGCTGCTGGGCACGGCGCTCTGCGCGCTGGCCGCACAGGCCCAGGCGCAGGACGAGATGGCCTGCAAGGGCGAGGTGCCGACGCTCAACGTCATCGGCCAGGGCATGCCCGCCGTCACCGCGCTGGACGACAAGCTCTCGGAGTTCAACGAGAAGTGGGACACCGAGGTGCGCATCACCATGCTGGGCGAGAACGAGCGGCGCGCCAAGGCGCGGCTCGACGCCTCGACCGGGGCCGGCGCCTACCAGGTGCTCTACATCGACGAGGCCAACCTTGCCGAATATGTCTCGGCCGGCTGGGTCTACCCGCTCGGCGAGGTGGTTCCCGAAAGCTATGACATCGGCGATTTCCGGACCGACCTGAGCAACGTCGCGACGGTCGACGGCGTGCAGTATTTCGCGCCCTTCGTGGGCGGTGGCGACGTCATGATGTATCGCACCGACCTGCTCGAAGAGGCCGGCATCGAACCGCCCGCCACGCTCGACGAGATGGTCGCGGCGATCAAGACGCTCGACGAGGCCGACAACGGTGCACATGGCTGGTCGGCGCGCGGCCAGCGTGGCTCGGGCATGAACGTCTGGCGCTGGACGCCCTTCTTCCGCGCGATGGGCGGCGAATGGCTCGACGACGGCGGCATGCCGGCGTTCAACGGCGAGGCAGGCGTCGAGGCGACCGAGCTCTACACCGAGCTCATGGACTACGCCCCGCCGGGCATCGCGACCTTCAACTGGTCGGACTCGGTCGAGGCATTCAGGGGCGGTCAGGTCGCCATCCTGATCGAGTCCGACGTCTTCGGTCCGTGGATGGAAGACCCCGAGAAATCCTCGATCGTGGGCAAGGTCGGCTACGCACCGCCGCCCGATCCGCTGCCGTCCGCCGGCTGGGCACATGGCTGGGCGGTCTCGAAAGTCGGCGCCTCGGATGACTGCACGAAGACCGTCGCAGGCGATTTCGTCGGCTGGGCGACCTCGAAGGAGATGGAACAACGGCGGCTCGAAGCGGGCATCGCCTCGGACGTCGGTCGCACCTCGACGCTGCAGAGCGACGCTTTCAAGGAGCTCGTGCCGCAGGACTACATCGACGCGCTGCTCGAGACCGGCCCGAAGACCGACCTGCTGATCATGACCAGCCCGGTCTGGCCCGAGATCGGCGACACGCTCGGCCTGACGCTCGAGGAGATCTTCTCCGGCACGCGGGACGACGTTCAGGCGGCCTTGGACGAAGCTGCCTTCTTCGCCGAAGACAGCCTGATGCGGCTGAAGTAA
- a CDS encoding sugar-binding transcriptional regulator, protein MVRSNHPSDRIVAEVAWLYYIKGLNQAEIAKRLGLSRPTVVTYLRLARERQIVGVKIQGAHFRINALADGLRERFGLETAFVVAEEDSQAETAQQVCEAAAQFLPDFVQPGDTLGVSWGQTVSIVSDRVPWWPVDGLVVRQLIGSIANPLLPTCESCTTEIARRLSAQCINLNAPAVCSEAGLADRLRAEPIIAEQLDRLRDCNKAIYSLSPCTFDTHVVQFNLATEQDISDYVAMGAVGIIAGRFIDRDGAPVQGALDRRMIGAELDVLREMEGLLVVAGLEKLDATRAALNGDYVSHVVLDATLAEALLGDAT, encoded by the coding sequence ATGGTGCGTTCGAACCACCCTTCCGACCGGATCGTCGCCGAGGTCGCATGGCTCTACTACATCAAGGGGCTGAACCAGGCCGAGATCGCCAAGCGGCTCGGACTGTCGCGCCCGACGGTGGTGACCTACCTGCGCCTCGCCCGGGAACGCCAGATCGTGGGCGTGAAGATCCAGGGCGCGCACTTTCGCATCAACGCCCTCGCCGACGGCCTGCGCGAGCGCTTCGGTCTCGAGACAGCCTTTGTCGTGGCCGAAGAGGACAGCCAGGCCGAGACCGCGCAGCAGGTCTGCGAAGCGGCGGCCCAGTTCCTGCCAGACTTCGTCCAGCCGGGTGACACGCTGGGCGTCAGCTGGGGTCAGACGGTGTCCATCGTGTCCGACCGGGTGCCATGGTGGCCGGTCGATGGGCTCGTCGTGCGCCAGCTCATCGGGTCGATCGCAAACCCGCTGCTGCCGACCTGCGAGAGCTGCACCACCGAGATCGCCCGGCGCCTTTCGGCCCAGTGCATCAACCTGAACGCTCCCGCCGTCTGCTCCGAGGCAGGGCTTGCCGACCGGCTGCGCGCCGAGCCGATCATCGCCGAGCAGCTCGACCGGCTGCGCGACTGCAACAAGGCGATCTATTCGCTGAGCCCCTGCACCTTCGACACCCACGTGGTGCAGTTCAATCTCGCCACCGAACAGGACATCTCGGACTACGTGGCCATGGGCGCCGTCGGCATCATCGCCGGACGCTTCATCGACCGCGACGGGGCCCCCGTGCAAGGCGCGCTCGACCGCCGCATGATCGGCGCCGAGCTTGACGTTCTGCGCGAGATGGAAGGGTTGCTGGTCGTCGCGGGGCTCGAAAAGCTCGACGCCACGCGTGCGGCCCTGAACGGTGACTACGTCTCGCACGTCGTGCTGGACGCCACCCTCGCGGAAGCGCTGCTCGGGGACGCCACCTGA
- a CDS encoding FGGY-family carbohydrate kinase — protein MSGDLIIAIDAGGTAVKVVAFDLQGNAFASETADVETVHHADGRVERDVAGFWQGTVSALRRIVADCAGHRIAGIGCTGFGNGIFLVDENGHGTRPGIVSVDHRAQPLVDELETEGTAPAIAGITGNRIWGGQTLMQVAQLARTEPEVMARTRWALACKDLIRLRLTGEALTDPTEASGGGMMDIARGGYATEAFERIGLAPHGHRLPRIVASDSIAGRVSAAAAAETGLPEGTPVAGSMMDVAACSLGAGAVDAPVLTMIAGTWSINSLESGPPTGEGVPILNMHYRGAGKRLIAEGSPCSAANLGWFLDTAMGKRVTVDEANALVAASPAATRRCQFLPYVFGPEPRRGGFVDMGATDDLGSMLRAIYEGVAFQSRRHAEHAVALTGRPFPPTIRLAGGAAKSPVWGQVFADICQRPVEAVRAPEVGALGAAICAAVACGAYADLGEASRAMTGVARCHTPDPALAGFYDDRFRSFCRLDEGVAALLEEAARHGREEKTETA, from the coding sequence ATGAGCGGGGATCTCATCATCGCCATCGACGCCGGCGGCACAGCGGTCAAGGTCGTCGCCTTCGACCTGCAGGGCAATGCCTTCGCCTCGGAAACCGCGGATGTCGAGACGGTGCACCACGCCGACGGGCGGGTCGAGCGTGATGTCGCTGGCTTCTGGCAGGGCACGGTCTCGGCGCTGCGCCGGATCGTGGCGGATTGTGCCGGGCACCGGATCGCGGGCATCGGCTGCACCGGCTTCGGCAACGGCATCTTCCTCGTGGACGAGAACGGCCACGGCACGCGCCCCGGCATCGTTTCGGTGGACCACCGTGCACAGCCGCTGGTGGACGAGCTCGAAACCGAGGGCACCGCGCCGGCCATCGCGGGCATCACCGGGAACCGAATCTGGGGCGGACAGACCCTCATGCAGGTGGCGCAGCTTGCGCGCACCGAGCCCGAGGTCATGGCGCGCACCCGCTGGGCACTGGCCTGCAAGGACCTGATCCGCCTGCGGCTGACCGGCGAGGCCCTGACCGACCCGACCGAGGCCAGCGGCGGCGGAATGATGGACATTGCGCGCGGCGGCTATGCCACCGAGGCGTTCGAACGGATCGGCCTTGCCCCGCATGGCCACCGCCTGCCCCGGATCGTCGCGAGCGACAGCATCGCCGGCCGCGTCTCGGCCGCCGCCGCCGCAGAGACCGGCCTGCCCGAAGGCACGCCCGTCGCGGGCTCGATGATGGACGTGGCCGCCTGCTCCCTCGGGGCCGGGGCCGTGGATGCGCCGGTGCTCACCATGATCGCCGGGACCTGGTCGATCAACAGCCTCGAGAGCGGCCCGCCCACCGGCGAAGGCGTTCCGATCCTCAACATGCACTACCGTGGTGCCGGGAAGCGACTGATTGCCGAGGGCAGCCCCTGCTCGGCGGCCAACCTCGGCTGGTTCCTCGACACTGCCATGGGAAAGCGTGTCACGGTCGACGAGGCCAATGCGCTGGTCGCCGCAAGCCCCGCTGCGACCCGGCGCTGCCAGTTCCTGCCCTATGTCTTCGGCCCCGAGCCCCGGCGCGGCGGCTTCGTCGACATGGGCGCGACGGACGACCTGGGCTCGATGCTGAGAGCGATCTACGAGGGCGTGGCCTTTCAGTCCCGTCGCCACGCCGAGCACGCCGTGGCGCTGACCGGGCGTCCCTTTCCGCCGACGATCCGACTGGCCGGAGGCGCGGCGAAGTCGCCGGTCTGGGGACAGGTCTTCGCCGATATATGCCAACGGCCCGTGGAGGCCGTGCGCGCCCCGGAGGTGGGGGCCCTCGGCGCGGCGATCTGCGCGGCGGTGGCCTGCGGCGCCTATGCCGATCTCGGCGAGGCGAGCCGCGCCATGACCGGTGTTGCGCGCTGCCATACGCCGGACCCCGCGCTTGCCGGGTTTTACGACGACAGGTTCCGCAGTTTCTGCCGGCTCGACGAAGGGGTGGCCGCGCTGCTGGAGGAGGCGGCCCGACACGGCCGCGAGGAGAAGACCGAAACCGCATAG
- a CDS encoding carbohydrate ABC transporter permease, with protein MGKLISATLTRAVLAVLIVVALGPILWTVLGAFKELRDIVTPVPKLFFEPTLENFATILRNPTIRDGLLNSVIVVSAAVLVGAVLGIPAAHTLARHARKWGDDVQFFVLSLRFMPPVAIAIPFIVIYLDLGIYDTLFGLVLVYLIVTVSTVIWLAVPAFERVPRDIEEAAAMEGCGPAEIFWRFSLPVAAPSLFGALVFTFVLVWNELLLALTLAAQNATLPVVAASITSLGKEVPWGVINAATVLLVLPPLVFIGLLMGLLNTMVRSGPK; from the coding sequence ATGGGCAAGCTGATTTCCGCGACACTCACCCGAGCGGTGCTGGCGGTGCTGATCGTCGTCGCGCTGGGACCGATCCTCTGGACCGTGCTCGGCGCCTTCAAGGAACTGCGCGACATCGTCACCCCGGTGCCGAAGCTGTTCTTCGAGCCGACCCTCGAAAACTTCGCCACGATCCTGCGCAATCCCACGATCCGCGACGGGCTGCTCAACTCGGTCATCGTCGTCTCGGCCGCCGTGCTGGTCGGCGCGGTGCTGGGCATACCCGCGGCGCATACCCTGGCACGCCACGCCCGCAAGTGGGGCGACGACGTGCAGTTCTTCGTGCTGTCGCTGCGCTTCATGCCGCCGGTTGCCATCGCGATCCCCTTCATCGTGATCTACCTCGACCTCGGCATCTACGACACCCTCTTCGGACTGGTGCTGGTCTACCTGATCGTCACCGTCTCTACGGTGATCTGGCTCGCCGTTCCGGCCTTCGAACGCGTGCCCCGCGACATCGAGGAAGCCGCTGCCATGGAGGGCTGCGGCCCCGCCGAGATCTTCTGGCGCTTCTCGCTTCCGGTGGCCGCCCCGTCGCTCTTCGGCGCGCTGGTCTTCACCTTCGTGCTGGTCTGGAACGAGCTGCTGCTGGCGCTCACCCTCGCGGCGCAGAACGCCACGCTTCCGGTCGTCGCGGCCTCGATCACCTCGCTTGGCAAGGAGGTGCCCTGGGGCGTCATCAATGCCGCGACGGTGCTCCTGGTGCTGCCGCCGCTCGTCTTCATCGGCCTGCTCATGGGCCTTCTCAACACCATGGTCCGCAGCGGCCCGAAATAG